Sequence from the Solea senegalensis isolate Sse05_10M linkage group LG1, IFAPA_SoseM_1, whole genome shotgun sequence genome:
ataaaaacaaaataaaatcacatcatAGCAACTCTTCTGACCGTAAAACTTCATTGAGACAAAGCTGCAACCCCACAAAGTTTCCGACCCCACTTATGTCTCCCGCAGAGACAAATGCACGCTCACAGTGTGACCTAAACATTATTTCACAACAAATCATTCAAAGGGAAGCACaatctgaggtaaaaaaaaagaaattaaaaaaagctatGCTCAACTGACCTGACTTCATCTCACACCTGCACACATTAAAATGTCGCAGTGACACGTTAACCAGGACGCACAGGTCGACGATGAGGGTGTGGTTCTGCTGACAAAACTTGCTCAGACATTAAGTTGAGACTCGTTAAGATCTTTGTCTCCAAACCCTGACGGAGAACTGAAAAACTCTGGATTTTGGAGTCGACAGTGAAGTTAAGAGAggaaactaaaaataataaaaggtttCACTGCAGAGTGAGTCAACATCCAGTTTTACGAGGAGGAGCTGAAGGAAGACGTCGTCGAGCTCCTGCCCGTCTTTCGTTCATAATTCACAAGTCTCTGTCCAACTAAGTATCTGGAAGAGGGAGACAGGAAAGACAGTTGTTTagaaatacagtttttattaCTGAAAATCCTAAAAAGAAACATCTTTGTGTGAaccatgtgttgttgagtcatgCTTAAAAGGTATGGTATGTAACATTTAGtgaaggtttattggcagaaattgaatatactacgcATAAGTACAAGTACGTTTATAATCACTGTTTTGAATGGGATTTTCCCTTTAatcctttattttcctcttctgttgttttttaccaCAACTGGAAGCAGGTGAAGCGTCTCAGACACGATAAAAAATAATCCTCAGAAGCCATCGGTGTTTATGCTGATGTTGAAATAATCACCACTGGCGCcattccactacacagttccagcgtGGCTCACCTTGACTCAGCTCAGCACAGCACAGCTTGACTCTAAGCGGTTTggtattgttttccatttctaaaGCAAAGTACTTCCTCAGCATGGGAGTTGTCATGGCATGACTCtgtgaaactgccatgacttcGTTTTACATGCAAAACTAGTGCtagcagttgttttcagagtaactgaatcattagaatcagttaataaaaaagatttgttcacagactCGCTCCTGCATGACATGttgtcactgaactgaaatacaactgaatgggttgtgattcggctcacaatcgccagctttcagcagtgctgtcgctaaatacaccagactctttaaatattgagattttagacattgcCTGTGCTAAATgatggagattaacacatgttttcaggatttttaagtctttttaactgatctacagttcggcattgttcactttgattcttgtgtctgaggtcacgctcatgactcttccagtgacgacactctctgaccaatcagtggccggcagtctgtcggcatcacattttagtatcggcttaGCTcccttggaacctcgccagaggcACTAAAAAAGTaacaggtactatcactaatgtcAAGCCGTGTTGGTACTGTGTAGTGGCACTTTGGAGTTGTATCGTATTGTACTGACTTGTCGTTTTTGATGTGTTCATATAAGCGCTTGAACTGTCGTATCTGAAAGGAGAGAATGGCCAACAGTATGACGACCATCAGCAAGAACGGATAGATCCTCCTCTCCACCAGTGTCTGCATCTCTGGCTGCACGCCTGTGCCAAAAtcaaggagagacagagggaggaaacaaaagtaaatcaaaaaaCATGCTCTTTTgtctgcacaacaacaaaaaccctcATTTCCACGAGGGCTacaaattaattcattcatttaaatgcaaatcTTCTCTTGGTTAACATTAGAAACAATTGTTGTAAGTCAAATTGGTGTTGTGGACAGACTTTGCATGAAAATCACAGCTAAGATCAGCTCAGTGTCAAAAATGAATGTGGATTTGTCTGTGCAGTGTCCTGATCATGATCTATGAGAGTCAAGAGTCTCTGCTCCTGAATTTAAGTGGTAAATCCTTTGAAAACACAACGCTGAATAACATtgaagtggacatattataccctatttcccccattaaaatagttccctggtgtcctaatgaacatgtcagtgacatgctttggtcaaaataccataaggatgaagcatcatagcagttcaataaccctgctaaacccgcccctttcagaacgctcggttttcgtgcatggtccctttatatgcaaatgagacacaggcaaacacacacccacttcttccagggggtttctgatttgtcctctttacagtgctcactcgctcagctccatttctctccccctccgtccactagttctctgacaatatcaacatggcagcgtgcgcagaaaacagctagagtgccgtcacaggaagagacgtcctacataaggatcgagccgaacactgccgaactgtaaatcatttaaaaacacttgggGACgggctgaataaactgccgctgtatgtgactgtatcagaccggtgactgtgctccggagctggcgatcagtcacacacagcgCCAGTTTAGGCAgcagtggcgatcagcggtgctgtccctatgtctttttaactgattttaacAGAAAgtgcagcactgctgatcgccagcggcgagctgcacaaacagctgctgtatgtaactgtatcagactgagtctgtgctctggtcatggaggacgtactgaacacatatttttaattaggacgtttcagaatggtcagttatgagctctgtgtgatccttaacaatgtgtgtgtttgtatgtcggtgaaatacgttcgctgactaaatacggcgaccgctggccgcagtctgatgcgaagtggtgcgaacacatgaacacacgtttgctgactttatccggcacattagcttcatatataaaatcctctgaggctggaagtttgtgtaaaacactgtgctccacggtgcagccaccaacagcacacttgtccctccgctttgacataataccgctcttcctccctcgcctgcactctcgcaggaaCAAGGTGGAGCtgaggtggagctctccaagtaaactaactggtggggcggtaacattcgcggtgaaatgcgcatgctgccgtcataagcgcagggaattcaacatcgagtgttttatcgcctatacttacactaagagggaccacgaaaacatgatatgagtattctttttccacactttggctactggtagggcctccagagtcccaaatataagtattaaaatggttaaaaagttgattttgcataatatgtcccctttaagaccAAGAGGTTTAGTTTGATTATAGTTTTAGTTTCGAACCAATTGATGATTGATATCAAAAAAATTTATCTGTAAGTCCATGTGAGCATTTGGGCcatatttataatgttttgtGATGTCATAGTAACCTCTTGACCTTTGATGGCAGAATTTTATCAGTTCATTCTTGAATCTAAGTGATTGTTTGAAAGGATTTCTTTAAGATGTTCTTGAAATATggtgtttaaaaaatgtggtaGACCTAgagtatggatggatggatggacaactCGAGGGATATGATTCATAATATCCGTAGATCGTTCTTTTAATATATGCCATTTCCTGTGTGTCTCAAAAGTCTCACAATACCTTGACGTGATCACAAGCTGTTAGTTGAACTGAGCTTGTGACTTTGAATCAGAATCTAATCGATTCAGGAAAATTCTCAACACTTCCCACAATGCCCTAATAAAGGACGAGCAGAAACGGGAGGAGATAAATCTCTTCTTTTCTCATCTACAACCTTTAACCTTCTCACTGTGAGAATCCAggctcaccacacacacacacactcttacttACCCAGCAGTGGTGTGATGCCTTTAGAGATGGTGTAgggcacacagagagacagcagcagaacacagaTAACCGGAGCAGCCAGCCTTCTCAGGATGAAGTAAAGGTCAATGTTTCGGATTCCATTAGCGTAAACCTGTAGCAGTGAGAAGGTTGATACGAAAAAGCTTCAGTttgaattaatattaaaaaataaataaatagcttgTCCTGAATAATGAAGTAACCCCAAGAAAGTTGCCACAATTCTTATGGTGTTTACACCGAATTTTTTCTGTGCAATTAATTGATAcaatatcaaaatcaaaataatacacaatcaattcaaagacacaaatacacgAATCACATAAAATTCTACACTGTGTAGTTACACCAgttgaaatattgaaaaaacATGGAACACCATGAGTCGTGTACCTAGTGTAAATGCACAGTTAGAATTACCTTCTGTAGGTTTGGGACAGAGTATTTTCCACTGTACTTGAATCAAATCAACTCAGATGTGTAACTGACCTGTTCAATGACAGTCTTGAGCCACCACTGTGGGCCCATCAGTGTAATGGCAGCTATGATTTTTGCGTGGAGCACGCCGAGCGCCCAGTCCTGCAACACAGATGTCGACAAATCAACAATCACAACAAGATTAAATGTCCCATTTGTTTCAGTGATAGATCagagtgtggctgtatgaggtactaACACAGAGccaagaaccagcctgagacatatgcttgctctcagtgaaaacatcgctgccagcagggacaaaaGAGAACAAGCCTAGATCTGCTGAAGTTCAGAATTGTTTTACAGctggaaactgatgtttgtaaaccCTCCCCAACCAAATTCCATGGTTGCAATTTTAGCTCAAGAGATCCATGAGAGCTGCTGATAGTTTGCCTTGTTTGGTTAATTTGTCACTTggggatttcaaacaccatcTCCACAAACtatggtgtaggagagtgagtggttttcaaAGTGACCTAAACCGAAACAGGACGGTTTGATCAGGACTAGTGTGAGTCCGTGGTGTCTTTTGCGAGGGCGTACAACTGAAGCTTTAGATGGAGGATGTTACGACTCACACCTACCTGCCAGGGATAGAAGAGAGGTGTCTGGTCCAGTGGGACTCTGAGAGGAGCCACAATGACCAACTCAAACAGCAGACCCAAAAGCAGAGGAACCACTCCAGCTAACAGCACAGCCACCACAAGCGTCTTTAGAATCTGTTTGAGATTCAAAACAACATGTCAGAATGTATAATGTACAGGCTTGAAGGAAAAAACTGCAGAGACATCCACGTATAATGTTACCATGAGTGTCCACTCCTGGACTTTGAGCATGATGACATTTGGCCCCTGTGGCATCCAGGACAGGATCACTGTGGCGGCTCGTATGGACAGCCAGCAGACGTACAGACCGCTGGCTGCTGTGTACAGCTCGTGAACCATAGCACTGCCCATCCAGAAAGACATCAGCCAGCGacccacacacactggaggaagaagaagaagaagaagacaggacCGAATTCAAGTCAAACACATggcagagcagaggaagagtGAAATGCAGACATTTCCTGTCCAGGGGCCACAACTCACCTGGTAGAGTAAGGCAAAGCAGACTAGCCAGTAACAGCGTCACGCACATGAACACAACCAGCAGGACgatctaaacaaacaaacaaacacagacaaggTTCAGTTACTTGTTCAGGTTCTTTAATGCAGTGGTTCTCACAGACTGAgctgggacccacagatggttCACAGGAGATTTTTTTGTAAACCTTTAACTTGACATTTATTATACAACATGTAACAACAATAAAGATGTAACTCACTTATGGAAACCTGTATTATTTGGAATTGGCCAGtttatgatatatgatattaGTTGAAAAATTAGTGGTGAAATGTaagtaaaaatgtcataatatgcAATTTGTTTGTAAATTGGGTTGTGACAGGATATTTAAAAAAGCGGCTCGCCATATAAAAAGTTCATAAAACAGAGCTCTAATGTGTGGTTGAGAGAGTCGAGCACTCTCTCCCccaaccaaagtccataaagaaaatcagtgattttacatcacggcgCACAGGAGTTGTTCATCCATTGTCATCTCAATTAATAAATTCAAACGTGTTATCTCATGACATCTGTATTTGAATTTAGTTTGTTTGGATCTGCTGAGTGGCACCAACTTAACAAATAAAgcatcagcagctcctgtgtccctgtgagctaaaaacacaggtttttacaatggactttggtgaggaAGAGTGAAGTTCAGTTTCCAGCCAGTAAAGGTGAGATAAAGTgatgaacatactgtataattaagatattgtagactaaAGCAGGCATACGTTTTACATTTTAGTCACATGGCTTAAATTTGTTTGTCCTTCTGCCCTTGCTGGACACTTCATACACACCCCACTTCTAAGTTTCACTCGTGCTAATAAGATTATGTGGTCAGTCACCTTGAGAGGAAAGTGGATAGGTCGGTGGTACGGCTGGAAACCCACAGGACCGCCCTGCTGCAGAATAGCCTGATGGGCCGCGTGAAGCCCTTCCCCTAAGCCGGGGAAccggttgttgttgttatggcgAGCAGGCGGATTGTTGTTCATCaggttgtcgtcgtcgtcgtcgtgtTCTCCGAGCAAGTATGAGTGAAGGTCACTGTGAAGAGCCAGGTGAATAATTAGGATATGAAGAGACcctaacccttttttttttaaagccacaaATGCAAAGTACAatagatgaggaaaaaaaaaatggttacCCTAAGGGTAGGGAACATATTGTTAACATAATAACCTTTTAAGCCAAAGGTAAATAAAGTGACCTGAGAGAGCGTTAGATTTCTACAACTCCTCTAGACTctgtttaaaggttttctgctgctgaaaaTGGTATCACACTACACATTTGAATGTGtagtgtgcgcgtgtgtgtgtgtgtgagtcaggcTTACAGCATGTATCCGGCTGTGAACGTCCAGGCGTGGACGAGCCGTTTGAGCCACTGGCGAGTGTGACCCTGCTCCAATAGCGCCGGCAGAACgacctgaagcagcagcagctccagtgacAGCTCGCTGACCGGGGCGTCActgcagtgacagaaaaacaattaGCCTTCTCTTCATTATAGATATACAGTGCTTCAAGACCTGAGAGTGGAATCGCAGCATCAGAAAGGGACTGTGGGCAACTGCGTCATCTTTTTGTTAGCAGAACATCTCTGGTTCTGCTAACTCCCACATTAAGGGTTTTGGAAGTTAATTCATCATGTGTACCTGTAGAGCATGACGTTGTAGGGAAGGAAGGTCGGGAGGAGAAGTTTAATGATTCTGATGGGAAGCCAAAGCATCAGCAAAACTATAGAACCAAACaccacctggaaaaaaaagcactgtgtTAAACAAGTTAAGTTTCTTATAACAACTTCAATAGTTATGATACACATTTAAGTGCTGAAAACATGGTGCAGgacatttaatttgattaaCATTTAACTTTAATCTCCATCATTATTCCACAGTTTCTACCTTAAAACATATAATGGCAGACTTCTTGTATGGCTGTCTATATCGTCTTTAACATCTTATTTTGATTTCCTcacatgtacattttttaaatttttattttatattctatttcGTTTACATTTAAGAGTTGTTCAGTGCCTGAAACggtgctgctgtaacacaattCCCCAGTTTTGGGGATTAATTATAAAGTCCGTCCAGCCATTTATATTCTCCATTATATCCACATTCACAAAGAGCTTTTATTTCATGGAAACTTGTTCCAGTCAAAATGATTTGTAGTGCCTTTTCTATTCAATatttcaatgttattttaactTCCATCAACTCTAAGTTAATGTGCTATTTCTATGAATACTTAATTTCctcaattaattaaaattaaatttttataGCTCTAACTTTTCTGGACGGAAtaagaaaattatatttttaagtaAGCAAATCTGACAGTGTTGATGCCAGTGTAGTTTTAgtgtgaaacagaaaaacaaagatggtTTGACTGACCACAGAGAGAATAAACCTGCGGAGATGTCTGTAGATGGGCAGGTGGATCATCTCTTGCACTGGGTTGAAGTCTGGGTCGTTCAGGTTCCTCAGGAACCACAGCACACCGGGCCGGAGcacctgagcacaaacacatccaCTATTGTTATGAAGTTTGTGGACTCGCGCGATTAGTGATCGTGACTGACTGCGTTTCCTCCGCGTTTACCTCTCTGAGCAGGAGGATGAAAGAGGCAAAGTAGAAGACGTAGACCATGCCGACCAGCCAGTGGAGGAACATGGTTGTACCAGGAGCAGAGTCGAAACTCTGCTCCCTGTCTTTCAATGTGGCATCAAACATCTCCTGCAATTAACAAAAGgacagttttgttgttgtgttttgtttttacacataaTTACAAAAACTATGTTCCAGGGAATGACAATAGGAATTTTAATCCTTTTTCTGTATaaactgcatgtttgtgtgattgAAGTCAGTCTGTTATTAAGAGGTCAGCACAGACTGTGACTGCACTCTGAGTAATTGCCTCACCAGTGAGCAAATGTCGAGCCACCAGCCACAAATCAGTGGGAACAAGCCTATCTCCATGACAACCAGTAGGGACACCTGTGAAATGACACATTgtacaaaaaaatcactttctgtttcagtaattatgatttttttttcccccctaatTACTGTgacaaatgaatgtttttagtttGATGAATCTAAAGTTGATTACCTTGACAACAATGTAGCAGACACCCAGGAGTCGTCTGGACCGCTGAAACTTAACTAATGAAGCCATTAACTGCAGTAGGATCGGTTAAGGACTGACACATATAATattttatcagtgttttaaCTTCATCAATTTAGCATCTAAGACATTTGGCTCCAAGAACTTGCATTAACCAAATGTAGCCATTTACCCACCCTTTTGCCTTGTGTTCTCTTGTCTAAATATTAAACCTTCTGTCAGTTAAAACTATGGATGAGCTAAAACGATACTCAGTACTGATATTGGTCCAATACAATCTCAAAATCCTATGTATTACATGCTCcacatgttgtgggctgttgaacaaatattcttctcccaagaaaaaataaacagttgGAGAATTACATAAGAAATGTCAACACATACTCGACATCGGTATTGTACATGAAAAAGTGGCATCATGCCATCCCTAGTGGAAACACGCATTGAATAATTATTTATTCTGATCGCGAACACTGTTCTGGTGTGTTTGATTGGTAATGTAGCTCTACAGCCACCTTGGGTTTtgtgaaaggcgctttataaatctaagatattattattattattattattactacagtATCCATCTTATGGTTTGCTCTCAGAGAAAAGAACATGCCTTTTTCATACGATGACAATAAGATGTGGGTAGATGCATATTTTGACACCAGTTACGCCAGAACAAAGACGTGCAATCTGTGACATTGACGTCTGTCGCTCTCGTTGCAATAGTTGAACTTGAGCTTGAGCTCCAATTTCGAGCCAGAACTCAACAAAGAGGTGGCCTTTTCTGAACGTGATGATACAGTGCATTACAGTTGTAGTCCGAAGTCTGGATATCCTGGTTGTGGGAGACGTTCCTTCAACAAGAACGAGCCCTGAACTCAGATTTCCAACTCGTAAAGTCGGTAATTAAATGCCTTCCAGACAGGAAGTTTTTCAAGAATAAAACTATGATCTTCTTGGAAATAGGAGATGCATTcgataaatataacaaataaaataatttaataacaaGAACGATATAAATTTCAACCACAATAACCCGCTCAGtatcagagataaaaaaaaatgaagtaatcTGATGAGTGCAAAGGATACATGGCAGACCATGAGAGCTCCAGCCAGGAGGATGTATCCCAGTATGGTGGTGACGAGGCCATCAAAGTGAGATGCTTTGATCTGCAACCAGATATGAATTCCATGACTGCATGGCAAACTGAAATACTAGTGAGAAGTCCCATCAGGCATTGCTGTGCACTTACATAGTCCTCAAAGCCCAGGCCAACCACGGAGAAATGACCGATGTGATATGGACAAAAGGCtagaggagaggaaaacactgagGGTTAGGGGTCATGAATGAACTCCGTTCTTCAGAATAACTGACTAATTAAAACTGTCATTGTTGATTTTTGTCATGGACAGACACAATGTACATCATGCAGATTCCCTCACTCTAAAAGAAGAGACTGTTATTTTTAACCTCAGTAAAGCAAAAAGTTCTGAGATAACGACTGTGTTGTCCCGCAGCAGGTTTAACTTACCAAAGACCAGGATGAAGAGTGTGTTAAGAGACACCACCCAGAAGACGTGCTCCTGCAGGAaaaacgacacacacaaacatgttgctGTAATGATAggtctatctatcaatctataaATGCTGTCTCTGTtaatcacataactgtccaacaggtCGCTTGACAGGCTTCAGACTTGGCACGTGACTTACTCAGGGCACCTGTGTGCGTTAGTTCAGACTTTGAAATACAAGAGATATCAGTAGAAATGTGACcgttatttactgtatatatcgCTAAAAGAACTACTTCAGCCCATCTCACGCGTGCTTACTGAATTTTTCAATATGtcattgtgtatttaaatatctgtattttaacttttgttgtGCAATAGTGACAGTGACCATTCAAACACACtaacaaatacacataaaacaTGCATATATTGAACAAAGCCTGCATTATTAGTCTTCACAATGGGAGAGAGAtgagtttttaaaatattgatgtAAAATCATGTTTTCGTGGAAAGCTTTGCTCCACTTGCTCTGATGTATCATGCTTGGCACACGACCAGAGATTAGTGAGTTACAGTGCCGGTGGCCACGTTAATGAGACACACACCATATTGAAAGATAACTGAATACCTTTAAAAGGCACTTACCAGGAACACGAGGGAGCCATCCAGCCCCAGCATCtggaacacaaagaaaatggtGTCAATGATGCATTATAATACACAGCATAACATAGTAAAACTACTGCTTTTAACACATTTACTACTTTTAACATACAAAACGTGAAATGGTCTAATCCCAACCCAGATCTGCTAAAATTAACCACCCTGAATAAGGCAAATAATTCCATGATTTATGGAAGGCTTAAACCACACACTCCCTgcatcaaagtccatagagaaaatcagcgatttttaATTCACATCACAAAGAGGttaatgatccactgctgcttccatcagtatcttcaaatgtgtcatctcttgaatttggtgtttaaaatcctCTGTTCAGCTTTATCTAGGTGGTGCAAACTTACTGTATCAAATAAGGCAGGAGTAgaacagcagctccagtgtccccacaagctaaaaatgctgattttttaGGTGGAGGAGAGTGACCAGTTTTCAAACTTCATTTTAGAGTCAGAAAAAGCTGTTAAAACGCAGATATTAAGTGGTAAACATTTCCTTACAATATCATAGACTTGTGCAGGTGTGGGTTTAATTGAGTGAGACTTTTTAAAAAGAGGTTAAaactgagttttttttccttctgtcaaAGCCATTTCACCCTAATTCATCTGCAGTGtgtatttcaaatacaaataaagagaTTCCCACCCTTTCCCAGGTCAGCTCCTCTGCTGCACGGTCCCACTCCAGAGCGTTCCAGTTCAAATCTTCTGCAAAGGACAGCGAGGAACAACAAAAACGGTCAGAAAAGCCAAACAATAATCCCTCTGTAGATCCATAACCATGTAGGAGAAGGTTTaaatttacacatttcattataGAGGAAAACACCAGCTCACAAAATGCTTTAGAGCTGCTCAATCTTAATCTTAAGgatatttcactttatttttgacAGCAGCAAATATGCAGTAATACTTGCATATTTAAGAAATACACACTTCTGTGGTTTTACACTCACCTTGTCCATTATTTGCATCAGCGGCGTCCTCCTCCCTgccttcctcatcctcctcctcttcgtcttcctccCTGTCGTCATCTTCGTCGTCATCCAGCTCGGCCTCGTCTCCCTGGTTGCCATCTTCGTGTGCAGGAACCAGGCCGCCTACAGCGGGATCTGCGGGATGCTGGGCCGCAGCGCCGTTTCCCTCGGCCTGGGCGTTGGCTGCGGCGTTACCACCTGCTGCCTGTGGAATCACAAAGAAAGTGAGTTGGAGCTTGACTATTACTACTAATGGTACCACTGTCCTTGTCCACCTGTTTCTGTCCGAATCTGAGAGAAtactgacctgacctgacccgAAACCCGACAAGCATCCTGTATTTTTTGTCAGAGCCTGACACAGTCAGAGTAAGCTGAATcatacaaaattattattttaagttgcTGAGGAGGAAAAGGATAACATCTATTGAT
This genomic interval carries:
- the LOC122766394 gene encoding E3 ubiquitin-protein ligase MARCHF6-like isoform X2, encoding MDNADEDICRVCRSEGTQDKPLYHPCVCTGSIKFIHQECLLQWLKHSRKEYCELCKHRFAFTPIYSPDMPSRLPVQDIFSGLVTSVGTAIRYWFHYTLVAFAWMGVVPLTACRIYKCLFTGSVSSLLTLPLDMLSTQNLLADCLQGCFVVICTLCAFISLVWLREQIVHGGAPQWLEQNQPPLVPNQPNGPAPANEAAGGNAAANAQAEGNGAAAQHPADPAVGGLVPAHEDGNQGDEAELDDDEDDDREEDEEEEDEEGREEDAADANNGQEDLNWNALEWDRAAEELTWERMLGLDGSLVFLEHVFWVVSLNTLFILVFAFCPYHIGHFSVVGLGFEDYIKASHFDGLVTTILGYILLAGALMVCHLMASLVKFQRSRRLLGVCYIVVKVSLLVVMEIGLFPLICGWWLDICSLEMFDATLKDREQSFDSAPGTTMFLHWLVGMVYVFYFASFILLLREVLRPGVLWFLRNLNDPDFNPVQEMIHLPIYRHLRRFILSVVVFGSIVLLMLWLPIRIIKLLLPTFLPYNVMLYSDAPVSELSLELLLLQVVLPALLEQGHTRQWLKRLVHAWTFTAGYMLDLHSYLLGEHDDDDDNLMNNNPPARHNNNNRFPGLGEGLHAAHQAILQQGGPVGFQPYHRPIHFPLKIVLLVVFMCVTLLLASLLCLTLPVCVGRWLMSFWMGSAMVHELYTAASGLYVCWLSIRAATVILSWMPQGPNVIMLKVQEWTLMILKTLVVAVLLAGVVPLLLGLLFELVIVAPLRVPLDQTPLFYPWQDWALGVLHAKIIAAITLMGPQWWLKTVIEQVYANGIRNIDLYFILRRLAAPVICVLLLSLCVPYTISKGITPLLGVQPEMQTLVERRIYPFLLMVVILLAILSFQIRQFKRLYEHIKNDKYLVGQRLVNYERKTGRSSTTSSFSSSS
- the LOC122766394 gene encoding E3 ubiquitin-protein ligase MARCHF6-like isoform X1, coding for MDNADEADICRVCRSEGTQDKPLYHPCVCTGSIKFIHQECLLQWLKHSRKEYCELCKHRFAFTPIYSPDMPSRLPVQDIFSGLVTSVGTAIRYWFHYTLVAFAWMGVVPLTACRIYKCLFTGSVSSLLTLPLDMLSTQNLLADCLQGCFVVICTLCAFISLVWLREQIVHGGAPQWLEQNQPPLVPNQPNGPAPANEAAGGNAAANAQAEGNGAAAQHPADPAVGGLVPAHEDGNQGDEAELDDDEDDDREEDEEEEDEEGREEDAADANNGQEDLNWNALEWDRAAEELTWERMLGLDGSLVFLEHVFWVVSLNTLFILVFAFCPYHIGHFSVVGLGFEDYIKASHFDGLVTTILGYILLAGALMVCHLMASLVKFQRSRRLLGVCYIVVKVSLLVVMEIGLFPLICGWWLDICSLEMFDATLKDREQSFDSAPGTTMFLHWLVGMVYVFYFASFILLLREVLRPGVLWFLRNLNDPDFNPVQEMIHLPIYRHLRRFILSVVVFGSIVLLMLWLPIRIIKLLLPTFLPYNVMLYSDAPVSELSLELLLLQVVLPALLEQGHTRQWLKRLVHAWTFTAGYMLDLHSYLLGEHDDDDDNLMNNNPPARHNNNNRFPGLGEGLHAAHQAILQQGGPVGFQPYHRPIHFPLKIVLLVVFMCVTLLLASLLCLTLPVCVGRWLMSFWMGSAMVHELYTAASGLYVCWLSIRAATVILSWMPQGPNVIMLKVQEWTLMILKTLVVAVLLAGVVPLLLGLLFELVIVAPLRVPLDQTPLFYPWQDWALGVLHAKIIAAITLMGPQWWLKTVIEQVYANGIRNIDLYFILRRLAAPVICVLLLSLCVPYTISKGITPLLGVQPEMQTLVERRIYPFLLMVVILLAILSFQIRQFKRLYEHIKNDKYLVGQRLVNYERKTGRSSTTSSFSSSS